The Christiangramia forsetii KT0803 DNA segment GAGCTCACCGGCTATACTTCTGGAAGCACTTCCCGATCCTAATCTTGCGAGAAATGAGGCCTTTCTATTGAATTGTTCTTTATCAATCTTAGGATTTAACTCTTTTTCCAGTTGCATTAAACAAAGTGCCAGCGCACTCATACCACTTGCTGAAGATGCAATCCCGCTGCTATGGGGAAAAGAATTTTCACTATGGATCTCAAAATAATAATCCTTCAGGTATGGGCAATAAGCCTCAATACGCTCAAAGAATTTTCTAATTTTCGGTTTAAAATCTTCTTTTTCTTTTCCTTCAAAAAAAAAGTCGAAATCAAAATTACCTGGATTTTCCTTCTTTTTAAATTTAAGGGTCGTAGTACTTTTGCAATGGTCCAAAGTAAAACTTATTGAAGGGTTTGCAGGGATTTGATTTTCGAGTTTCCCCCAATATTTTATCAATGCAATGTTGCTTGGGGATTGCCAGGTAAACTCACCCGATTCAATATTCGTAGTATATTCTGAAGGAATAAATTCCATTTGGGTCATCCTCATAATTTTTGCCAAAGTTAAACTTTTATGGATTGGAATCGTAGCTAAACAATCCAAATAAATTCCTATTTTAGTAATATCAACCGGCCAAATATGACCAAAAAACTATTTATAAGGAGTTCTTTTGCGGTGGGAATTTGTCTCGTCTTTGGCTTTATGGGTATTATCGCGACCCAGACCGGGATTACCGAATGGTATCCTTCTTTATTAAAACCCTGGTTCCATATTGAAGTAGAGCTTTTTAGTATTATCTGGATTTTGATGTATGTGCTAATGGGGGTTGCCGCAGGGATTGTTTGGAGCAAAGGTTTTTATCACAAATGGGTGAAAACAGCTTTATATCATTTCTTATTTCAACTACTGTTAAACGGCTTCTGGTTTTTATTATTCT contains these protein-coding regions:
- a CDS encoding TspO/MBR family protein; translated protein: MTKKLFIRSSFAVGICLVFGFMGIIATQTGITEWYPSLLKPWFHIEVELFSIIWILMYVLMGVAAGIVWSKGFYHKWVKTALYHFLFQLLLNGFWFLLFFALEKPFLALLDLITLFILVVFTIRWFRIVNIRAAYLLTPYAAWVLFMIAINFEIWRLNS